From a single Micromonospora sp. WMMD1102 genomic region:
- a CDS encoding metalloregulator ArsR/SmtB family transcription factor, whose translation MIKLLADPLRAQLVDLLAQGPACTCHLVADTGAKQPNVSGHLRQLRDAGLVAAEPHGRFTYYRLLPEALEAAAAQLTELAARARTNAGSRREC comes from the coding sequence GTGATCAAGTTACTGGCCGATCCGCTCCGGGCGCAGCTCGTCGACCTGCTCGCCCAGGGACCGGCCTGCACCTGCCATCTGGTCGCCGACACCGGCGCGAAGCAGCCCAACGTCTCCGGCCACCTGCGGCAACTGCGCGACGCCGGCCTCGTCGCCGCCGAACCGCACGGCCGGTTCACGTACTACCGGCTGCTTCCCGAGGCCCTGGAAGCCGCCGCCGCGCAGCTCACCGAACTCGCCGCCCGGGCCCGGACCAACGCCGGATCCCGTCGGGAGTGCTGA
- a CDS encoding metalloregulator ArsR/SmtB family transcription factor, with product MSKQLPTLSLADLNAGLPCCAPISEQRIPAETAVALAPAFKALGDPVRLQLMSMIASAPDGEICVCDLTPAFELSGPTISHHLKTLREAGLVDAERRGTWVYYRARPALLRQLAGLLESGGPASA from the coding sequence ATGTCGAAGCAGCTGCCGACACTCAGCCTGGCCGACCTCAACGCCGGGCTGCCGTGCTGCGCGCCGATCAGCGAGCAGCGGATCCCGGCGGAGACCGCCGTCGCGCTCGCCCCGGCCTTCAAGGCACTCGGCGACCCGGTGCGTCTCCAGTTGATGTCGATGATCGCCTCGGCACCGGACGGTGAGATCTGCGTCTGCGATCTCACCCCGGCGTTCGAGCTGTCCGGGCCGACGATCTCGCACCACCTGAAGACGCTGCGCGAGGCTGGCCTGGTCGACGCCGAGCGCCGGGGCACCTGGGTCTACTACCGCGCCCGGCCGGCCCTACTGCGCCAGCTCGCCGGCCTACTCGAATCCGGCGGCCCGGCGAGCGCCTGA
- a CDS encoding WYL domain-containing protein, which yields MPSELSPTARALRAMEILQARPGATAGELAEGLGVTERAARRYVGILREAGIPVESTRGPYGGYRLGRGTRLPPVVFTEPEAIGLVMAVLDSQPTAVHVDDLVGSALHKVIRALPGSVGRQAAALREYASAAPDRSSARPDPSLASALVAAVAARRRVLLTYRSGSGNEWEAEVDPWAVVVRHGRWYLLCHSHRADAIRTYRLDRVRAVRETAHRFVPPEDLDPVATLEENLGSGWEFPTRVVFDAPLTEVARWVRPPMGRLEPLGDGCVLLGSTGNPAMYAQEWLATVPFAFRVDGGPELRAAVAAVGARFTAALADPP from the coding sequence ATGCCGAGCGAACTCAGTCCGACCGCACGGGCACTGCGGGCCATGGAGATCCTCCAGGCCCGTCCCGGCGCGACCGCCGGCGAACTCGCCGAGGGGCTCGGGGTCACCGAGCGGGCCGCCCGCCGGTACGTCGGGATCCTCCGCGAGGCAGGCATTCCGGTCGAGTCGACCCGGGGACCGTACGGCGGTTACCGGCTCGGGCGCGGCACCCGGCTGCCTCCGGTCGTCTTCACCGAGCCCGAGGCGATCGGACTGGTCATGGCGGTACTCGACAGCCAGCCGACCGCCGTGCACGTCGACGACCTGGTCGGCTCGGCCCTGCACAAGGTCATCCGGGCCCTGCCGGGAAGTGTCGGGCGGCAGGCGGCGGCGCTGCGCGAGTACGCCTCGGCGGCCCCCGACCGGTCTTCGGCCCGACCCGATCCGAGCCTGGCCAGTGCTCTCGTCGCCGCCGTCGCCGCCCGCCGACGGGTGCTGTTGACCTATCGGAGCGGGTCCGGCAACGAGTGGGAGGCCGAGGTCGACCCGTGGGCGGTCGTGGTCCGGCACGGCCGCTGGTACCTGCTGTGCCACTCGCACCGCGCCGACGCGATCCGCACCTACCGACTGGACCGGGTCCGTGCCGTCCGGGAGACCGCGCACCGGTTCGTCCCGCCCGAGGACCTCGACCCGGTGGCGACGCTGGAGGAGAACCTGGGCAGCGGATGGGAGTTCCCCACCCGGGTGGTGTTCGACGCCCCGCTGACCGAGGTGGCCCGCTGGGTCCGGCCGCCGATGGGACGTCTCGAACCACTCGGCGACGGGTGCGTGCTCCTCGGCAGCACGGGCAATCCGGCGATGTACGCCCAGGAGTGGCTGGCCACCGTACCGTTCGCCTTCCGCGTCGACGGCGGCCCCGAACTCCGGGCCGCGGTCGCGGCGGTGGGGGCGCGGTTCACCGCCGCCCTCGCCGACCCGCCTTGA
- a CDS encoding alpha/beta hydrolase: protein MDILLVAGLWLDESVWDGVVPAIEARGHRAVPVALPGQGDGSTTATLDDQVAAVLAAVDAATGKPVVVGHSAACTLAWLAADARPEKVAEVVLVGGFPTVDGGSYADFFDLADGVMPFPGWGPFEGPDSADLDEEARRTFAARAVPVPAEVARGVVRLHDERRFEVPVVLVCPEFTPAQARSWIDGGDLPELARVRHLELVDIDSGHWPMVTQPVALAGLLSSVADSVDPGR from the coding sequence ATGGACATTCTGCTTGTCGCCGGCCTCTGGCTGGACGAATCCGTCTGGGACGGTGTCGTGCCCGCGATCGAGGCGCGCGGCCACCGTGCCGTTCCGGTCGCCCTCCCCGGCCAGGGCGACGGGTCGACCACCGCCACCCTCGACGACCAGGTGGCGGCGGTCCTCGCCGCGGTCGACGCGGCCACCGGGAAGCCCGTGGTGGTGGGGCACTCCGCCGCCTGCACGCTGGCCTGGCTGGCCGCCGACGCGCGACCGGAGAAGGTGGCCGAGGTCGTCCTCGTCGGCGGTTTCCCGACCGTCGACGGCGGCAGCTACGCCGACTTCTTCGACCTGGCCGACGGTGTGATGCCCTTCCCCGGCTGGGGTCCGTTCGAAGGGCCGGACTCGGCCGACCTCGATGAGGAGGCCCGGCGCACCTTCGCCGCCCGGGCGGTCCCGGTCCCGGCGGAGGTGGCCAGGGGCGTGGTGCGCCTGCACGACGAGCGGCGGTTCGAGGTGCCGGTCGTGCTCGTCTGCCCGGAGTTCACCCCGGCCCAGGCACGGAGCTGGATCGACGGCGGCGACCTGCCCGAACTCGCCAGGGTCAGACACCTGGAACTGGTCGACATCGACTCCGGCCACTGGCCGATGGTCACCCAACCGGTCGCACTCGCCGGACTGCTGTCGTCCGTGGCGGATTCGGTCGACCCAGGCCGTTGA
- a CDS encoding serine hydrolase domain-containing protein yields MKRVRRVLVAATAAVAVVAAPVAVAAAPEKPDRAESQRRLDEVVAVGAVGALAEVRDEHGVWRGTSGVAALDTTRAVPAHGRFRAGSITKTFLAVVVLQLVDDGLLRLDDTVEEWLPGVVPDGHLVTVRHLLDHTSGLYDVRRTLPMPPRPEFFANRWRTWTAAELVARAVAEPPAFEPPGRTFGYSNTNYVLLGQIVEEVTGESYGDEIARRIIRPLPLPRTEMPGTSPFIRGPHSRGYVPVGEGSPPPLLDYTEMNPSVLGAGGELVSTASDLNRFFAALLGGHLLPKHLLDEMRTPGIEDGRYGLGLTWRVTPCGIRVYGNDGDALTYQSWSFTTEDRRRQVTVALTPDFRGDPDDAVDAFVDHAVCS; encoded by the coding sequence ATGAAGCGAGTACGTCGGGTTCTGGTGGCGGCGACGGCGGCCGTGGCGGTGGTCGCGGCGCCGGTCGCGGTCGCCGCCGCGCCCGAAAAGCCGGACCGCGCCGAGTCGCAGCGCCGGCTCGACGAGGTGGTGGCCGTCGGCGCGGTGGGCGCGCTGGCGGAGGTACGCGACGAGCACGGAGTCTGGCGGGGCACCAGCGGTGTCGCCGCGCTGGACACCACCCGGGCGGTCCCGGCGCACGGCCGGTTCCGGGCCGGCAGCATCACGAAGACGTTCCTCGCCGTCGTCGTCCTGCAACTCGTCGACGACGGCCTGCTGCGGCTGGACGACACGGTCGAGGAGTGGCTGCCCGGAGTCGTCCCGGACGGTCACCTGGTCACCGTGCGCCACCTGCTCGACCACACCAGCGGCTTGTACGACGTCCGGCGGACGCTGCCGATGCCGCCGCGACCGGAGTTCTTCGCGAACCGGTGGCGGACCTGGACCGCCGCCGAACTCGTCGCGCGGGCGGTGGCCGAGCCGCCGGCCTTCGAGCCGCCCGGTCGCACCTTCGGGTACTCGAACACCAACTACGTGCTGCTCGGCCAGATCGTCGAGGAGGTGACCGGCGAGTCGTACGGCGACGAGATCGCCCGCCGGATCATCCGGCCGTTGCCGCTGCCCAGAACCGAGATGCCCGGAACGTCGCCGTTCATCCGCGGGCCGCACTCGCGCGGCTACGTGCCGGTGGGGGAGGGCAGCCCGCCGCCGCTGCTCGACTACACCGAGATGAACCCGTCGGTGCTGGGCGCCGGTGGCGAGCTGGTCTCCACGGCGAGCGACCTCAACAGGTTCTTCGCCGCACTGCTCGGTGGGCATCTGCTGCCGAAGCACCTGCTCGACGAGATGCGCACGCCGGGGATCGAGGACGGGCGGTACGGCCTCGGACTGACCTGGCGGGTCACCCCGTGCGGGATCCGGGTGTACGGCAACGACGGCGACGCCCTGACGTACCAGTCCTGGTCGTTCACCACCGAGGACCGGCGCCGCCAGGTCACCGTCGCGCTGACGCCGGACTTCCGGGGTGACCCGGACGACGCCGTCGACGCCTTCGTCGACCACGCCGTCTGCTCCTGA
- a CDS encoding zinc-dependent alcohol dehydrogenase family protein: MRAVVYEGPGRKSWRDVPDPTITDPRDAIVKVDTVTICGTDLHILAGDVPEVEPGRILGHEAVGTVVEVGAGVTGLSPGDRVLASCISACGKCRYCRASHYGQCRDGGGWLLGHRVDGVQAQYARLPFADLSTYRLPANVRDEAAVMLADILPTSYEVGVLNGQVRPGDTVVVVGSGPIGLAAILTARLYSPAHIVAVDRAASRLRAAKQFGADVVVDADEDPRQVVLALTGGLGADVVMEAVGTPRAFETCTTLVRPGGRVANIGVHGKPAVLHLEELWGRNVTITTGLVDTYSTPDLLTMLGAGQLDVGHMITHRFPLDDFMAAYDVFGRPAETGALKVVLGQD; the protein is encoded by the coding sequence ATGAGAGCAGTGGTGTACGAGGGGCCGGGCCGGAAGTCCTGGCGGGACGTCCCCGACCCCACGATCACGGACCCCCGGGACGCGATCGTCAAGGTGGACACCGTGACGATCTGCGGCACCGACCTGCACATCCTGGCCGGTGACGTACCCGAGGTCGAGCCGGGACGGATTCTCGGGCACGAGGCCGTCGGCACCGTCGTCGAGGTGGGTGCCGGGGTGACCGGGCTGAGCCCGGGTGACCGGGTGCTGGCCTCCTGCATCTCGGCGTGCGGCAAATGCCGATACTGCCGAGCGAGCCACTATGGACAGTGCCGCGACGGCGGCGGATGGCTCCTCGGCCACCGTGTCGACGGCGTGCAGGCGCAGTACGCGCGACTGCCCTTCGCCGACCTGTCCACGTACCGGTTGCCGGCGAACGTGCGCGACGAGGCCGCCGTGATGCTGGCCGACATCCTGCCCACCTCCTACGAGGTGGGTGTGCTCAACGGCCAGGTGCGGCCCGGCGACACCGTTGTGGTGGTCGGCAGCGGCCCGATCGGGCTCGCCGCGATCCTGACCGCCCGGCTGTACTCGCCGGCGCACATCGTCGCCGTGGACAGAGCGGCGAGCCGGTTGCGGGCGGCCAAGCAGTTCGGCGCGGACGTCGTGGTCGACGCCGACGAGGATCCCCGGCAGGTGGTCCTGGCCCTGACCGGCGGGCTCGGCGCGGACGTGGTGATGGAGGCGGTCGGCACGCCGCGGGCGTTCGAGACCTGCACCACGCTGGTCCGGCCGGGCGGCCGGGTCGCCAACATCGGCGTGCACGGCAAGCCGGCCGTGCTGCACCTGGAAGAGCTGTGGGGCCGCAACGTCACGATCACGACCGGGCTGGTCGACACGTACTCGACGCCGGACCTGCTCACCATGCTGGGCGCGGGTCAGCTCGACGTGGGACACATGATCACGCACCGGTTCCCGCTCGACGACTTCATGGCGGCGTACGACGTCTTCGGCCGACCGGCCGAGACCGGCGCGCTGAAGGTCGTCCTCGGCCAGGACTGA
- a CDS encoding dsRBD fold-containing protein translates to MSAVKRWNVEILVGAADGRTYAEAQLYDEIRDDLVGAGQARLRPDGSTPGLVGEEVAVARALSDLGHRLLVAASGDLEEAVHTPVTLEH, encoded by the coding sequence ATGAGCGCCGTGAAGCGCTGGAACGTGGAGATCCTCGTCGGCGCGGCGGACGGCCGGACGTACGCCGAGGCACAGCTCTACGACGAGATCCGCGACGACCTGGTCGGCGCCGGCCAGGCGCGGCTGCGGCCCGACGGGTCGACCCCCGGGCTCGTCGGGGAGGAGGTCGCGGTGGCCCGTGCCCTGTCGGACCTGGGACACCGCCTCCTGGTGGCCGCCTCCGGAGACCTGGAGGAGGCCGTCCACACCCCCGTCACCCTGGAGCACTGA
- a CDS encoding universal stress protein, with translation MNAHPIVVGYDASDGARAALSWALAEAARTGAQVTLLFAFEWPAVASTVAPVATSWPDQGAREDARKMLDSAILDAFQTHPRVVVTGTVQDGPAAVLLREQSRQARLLVLGSRGHGGFTGLLLGSTTVAVSAHAHCPVVVVRGERERPDGPVVVGVDGSPGAQLALEYAFAQAAARDAELRVVRAWTPIAPRWQPPGYGPEEQAAVERAELDRVLTDGRSRYPQVRVTVEVTPGPAGRVVVDASRDAQLVIVGTRGHGGFGGLLLGSISQQLLHHAHCPVAVVRELASVTD, from the coding sequence ATGAACGCACACCCCATCGTCGTCGGGTACGACGCCTCCGACGGTGCCCGGGCCGCCCTCTCGTGGGCGCTGGCCGAGGCCGCCCGTACCGGTGCGCAGGTGACGCTGCTCTTCGCGTTCGAGTGGCCGGCCGTGGCCAGTACGGTCGCCCCGGTGGCGACGAGCTGGCCGGACCAGGGTGCCCGGGAGGACGCGCGGAAGATGCTCGACTCCGCGATCCTCGACGCCTTCCAGACCCACCCCCGGGTGGTGGTCACCGGCACCGTGCAGGACGGTCCGGCGGCGGTCCTGCTCCGGGAGCAGTCCCGACAGGCCCGGCTGCTGGTACTCGGCAGCCGTGGTCACGGCGGCTTCACCGGCCTCCTCCTCGGCTCCACCACCGTCGCCGTGTCGGCACACGCGCACTGTCCCGTCGTCGTGGTGCGGGGCGAGCGGGAGCGGCCGGACGGCCCCGTCGTCGTCGGCGTGGACGGCTCCCCCGGTGCGCAGCTCGCCCTGGAGTACGCCTTCGCGCAGGCGGCGGCCCGCGACGCCGAGTTGCGGGTGGTCCGGGCCTGGACGCCGATCGCCCCGCGTTGGCAGCCGCCGGGCTACGGCCCCGAGGAGCAGGCGGCGGTCGAGCGGGCCGAACTCGACCGGGTGCTCACCGACGGCCGGAGCAGATACCCGCAGGTCCGGGTGACCGTCGAGGTGACCCCCGGGCCGGCCGGCCGGGTGGTGGTCGACGCGAGCCGGGACGCCCAGCTGGTGATCGTGGGCACCCGGGGACACGGCGGCTTCGGCGGGCTGCTGCTCGGCTCGATCAGCCAGCAACTGCTGCACCACGCGCACTGCCCGGTCGCCGTCGTCCGGGAACTCGCGTCGGTCACCGACTGA
- a CDS encoding CBS domain-containing protein codes for MKKWTVRDVMTADVVAVPEDASYRTIVDVLADGRISAVPVVDPTGQVVGVVSEADLLYKVEFAGTAGGQRRIFPSRRRSPREKGAGRTARELMSTPVVTAGVDTSLPAAARLMTEKGVKRLPVVAPDGSLVGIVSRADVLKVHLRRDEELRRDVVDEVLRRTLWLEPFEVRVVVDGGVVTLDGHLDRRTLAELTVQLVGSVLGVVAVRDHLSYDLDDAELARSRWNRSHPFSATGPSA; via the coding sequence ATGAAGAAATGGACGGTGCGGGACGTGATGACCGCCGACGTCGTGGCGGTGCCCGAGGACGCCAGCTACCGGACCATCGTCGACGTCCTCGCCGACGGCCGGATCAGCGCGGTGCCGGTGGTCGACCCGACCGGGCAGGTCGTCGGCGTGGTCTCCGAGGCCGACCTGCTCTACAAGGTCGAGTTCGCCGGAACCGCCGGTGGACAGCGTCGCATCTTCCCCAGCCGGCGGCGCTCGCCCCGGGAGAAGGGCGCGGGCAGGACCGCGCGGGAGCTGATGAGCACGCCCGTGGTGACCGCCGGGGTGGACACCTCGCTGCCGGCCGCCGCACGTCTGATGACGGAGAAGGGCGTCAAGCGGCTGCCGGTGGTGGCGCCCGACGGCAGCCTGGTCGGGATCGTCTCCCGCGCCGACGTACTGAAGGTGCACCTGCGCCGGGACGAGGAGTTGCGGCGGGACGTCGTGGACGAGGTGCTGCGCCGGACGCTGTGGCTGGAGCCGTTCGAGGTGCGGGTCGTGGTCGACGGCGGGGTCGTGACGCTGGACGGCCACCTCGACCGCCGCACCCTGGCCGAGCTCACGGTCCAGCTGGTCGGATCGGTGCTCGGCGTGGTCGCGGTGCGCGACCACCTCAGCTACGACCTGGACGACGCCGAACTGGCCCGGTCCCGGTGGAACCGGTCGCACCCGTTCAGCGCCACCGGACCGTCGGCCTAG
- a CDS encoding dsRBD fold-containing protein gives MARAERWTVDIVIEECDDERRTRAEARLQTPQRIGLVGYGVAWRNPADRRVPEIGDELAVSRALADLAHGLLLAADDTGRTARARRLRAAAGGAR, from the coding sequence ATGGCTCGGGCGGAACGATGGACCGTCGACATCGTCATCGAGGAGTGCGACGACGAGCGGCGTACCCGGGCGGAGGCTCGGCTCCAGACACCGCAGCGGATCGGGCTGGTCGGTTACGGCGTGGCGTGGCGCAACCCGGCGGACCGGCGGGTGCCGGAGATCGGCGACGAACTCGCCGTCTCGCGGGCGCTCGCCGACCTCGCCCACGGGCTGCTGCTGGCGGCGGACGACACCGGACGGACGGCCCGCGCGCGACGACTCCGCGCGGCAGCGGGAGGTGCGAGATGA
- the gap gene encoding type I glyceraldehyde-3-phosphate dehydrogenase: MNYRIAINGFGRIGRNYLRGLLDRRLADDGFEVVAVNDLCEPRVLAHLLAYDSTFGPLDADVAVDGTDLVVDGRRIATFAEREPERLPWARLGVDLVVEATGRLRTRDAAGEHLKAGARRVLLSAPGKGVDATIVVGVNESAYHPAQQVISAASCTTNCAAPMVKVLADTFGLSRGYLTTVHAYTNDQTVLDAPHKDLRRARSAAVNIIPTGTGAAKAIGLVLPEVAGRLDGVALRVPVEDGSICDLTCELVTPASVSEVNGAFAAAAADGPLHGVLRYTDRPLVSRDVVGDPASCVFDAALTQAAGTLVKVFGWYDNEWGYLNRLLDLTVLIAGRD; encoded by the coding sequence ATGAACTACCGGATCGCGATCAACGGTTTCGGCCGGATCGGCCGCAACTACCTGCGCGGGCTGCTGGACCGGCGGCTCGCCGACGACGGCTTCGAGGTGGTCGCCGTGAACGACCTCTGCGAGCCGAGGGTACTGGCCCACCTGCTGGCCTACGACTCGACGTTCGGCCCGCTCGACGCCGACGTCGCCGTCGACGGTACGGACCTGGTCGTCGACGGCCGCCGGATCGCCACGTTCGCCGAACGGGAGCCGGAACGGCTGCCCTGGGCCCGGCTCGGCGTCGACCTCGTCGTGGAGGCGACGGGCCGGCTGCGTACCCGGGACGCGGCGGGGGAGCACCTCAAGGCCGGCGCCCGACGGGTGCTGCTCTCCGCACCCGGCAAGGGCGTGGACGCCACGATCGTGGTCGGCGTCAACGAGTCGGCCTACCACCCGGCGCAGCAGGTGATCTCCGCCGCGTCCTGCACCACCAACTGCGCGGCGCCGATGGTCAAGGTGCTGGCCGACACCTTCGGGCTGTCCCGTGGCTACCTGACGACCGTGCACGCGTACACGAACGACCAGACGGTGCTGGACGCCCCGCACAAGGACCTGCGTCGGGCCCGGTCGGCCGCCGTCAACATCATCCCGACCGGCACCGGGGCGGCGAAGGCGATCGGCCTGGTGCTGCCGGAGGTCGCCGGCCGGCTGGACGGGGTGGCGCTGCGGGTGCCGGTGGAGGACGGCTCGATCTGCGACCTGACCTGCGAACTCGTCACCCCGGCGTCGGTGTCGGAGGTGAACGGGGCGTTCGCCGCGGCGGCGGCGGACGGACCGCTGCACGGCGTGCTGCGCTACACCGACCGGCCGCTGGTCTCCCGGGACGTCGTCGGCGACCCGGCCTCCTGCGTCTTCGACGCCGCGCTCACCCAGGCGGCCGGGACGCTGGTAAAGGTCTTCGGCTGGTACGACAACGAGTGGGGCTATCTCAACCGGCTGCTGGACCTCACCGTGCTGATCGCCGGGCGGGACTGA
- a CDS encoding Hsp20/alpha crystallin family protein, which yields MSTISKARGGLLPLDWVSSLSMFPLLAPAIRIEEFLEGETYTLRAELPGTDPAKDVTVTCADGELRLHVVRSGERTDRTRSEFHYGSFYRTVPLPAGAREETITAEYADGILTVKVLVGTPESAGRSIPIAVGTDGS from the coding sequence ATGTCGACCATCAGCAAGGCCCGGGGCGGACTTCTCCCGCTGGACTGGGTCAGCAGCCTGTCCATGTTCCCGCTGCTGGCGCCGGCCATCCGGATCGAGGAGTTCCTGGAGGGCGAGACGTACACCCTCCGGGCGGAACTGCCCGGCACCGACCCGGCCAAGGACGTCACCGTGACGTGCGCGGACGGCGAGCTGCGGCTGCACGTCGTGCGCTCCGGCGAGCGGACGGACCGGACCCGCTCGGAGTTCCACTACGGATCCTTCTACCGCACCGTCCCGCTGCCGGCGGGCGCCCGGGAGGAGACCATAACCGCCGAGTACGCCGACGGGATCCTGACGGTCAAAGTGCTGGTCGGTACGCCCGAGAGTGCCGGCAGGAGCATCCCGATCGCGGTCGGGACGGACGGTAGCTGA
- a CDS encoding cyclic nucleotide-binding domain-containing protein: protein MTSTRVLLAEQPFLAGLAPGWLDRLTAYAHPVYRNRGYRLFAAGRSATRFWLLRSGQVALDLPTHGRGDVVIETVGGGEVLGWSWLFAPHRWQFGAMAVEPVRAVEFDASGVRHLMADDPTLGYELNRRFMAVMLDRLQATRTRLLDLYGYPEYRAS, encoded by the coding sequence ATGACAAGCACCCGCGTACTGCTGGCCGAGCAGCCGTTCCTCGCCGGCCTGGCGCCGGGCTGGCTGGACCGGCTCACCGCCTACGCCCACCCGGTGTACCGCAACCGCGGCTACCGGCTCTTCGCGGCCGGGCGGTCGGCGACCCGGTTCTGGCTGCTCCGCTCCGGGCAGGTGGCGCTGGACCTGCCCACGCACGGCCGGGGTGACGTGGTGATCGAGACCGTCGGTGGGGGCGAGGTGCTGGGCTGGTCCTGGCTGTTCGCGCCGCACCGCTGGCAGTTCGGGGCGATGGCCGTCGAGCCGGTCCGGGCGGTCGAGTTCGACGCGTCCGGGGTACGGCACCTGATGGCGGACGACCCGACGCTCGGGTACGAGCTGAACCGCCGCTTCATGGCCGTCATGCTGGACCGGCTCCAGGCCACCCGCACCCGCCTGCTCGACCTGTACGGCTACCCGGAGTACCGCGCCTCGTAG
- the pflA gene encoding pyruvate formate-lyase-activating protein, which produces MNTAARTAAVTGAGATTGAGPITGAVHSWDVSTGVDGPGTRFVVFLAGCPLRCRYCQNPDTWRIRPGQRTDLDALWGLVSGFTRFIQVSGGGLTVSGGEPLLQPAFTAALLLRARDAGLHTALDTSGGLGDRAGDALLDATSLVLLDIKSGDPATYRRVTGGELAPTLRFARRLADRGNPMWIRFVLVPGLTDAPANVEAVARQAAALGTVQRVEVLPFHRLGAAKYAALGLRFPLAETPPPSPELLARVRDQFRAHGLTTL; this is translated from the coding sequence GTGAACACCGCCGCCCGAACCGCTGCGGTCACCGGGGCCGGGGCGACCACCGGGGCCGGTCCGATCACCGGGGCCGTGCACTCCTGGGACGTCTCGACCGGGGTGGACGGTCCCGGCACCAGGTTCGTGGTGTTCCTGGCCGGCTGCCCGCTGCGCTGCCGGTACTGCCAGAACCCGGACACCTGGCGGATCCGGCCCGGCCAGCGCACCGACCTCGACGCGCTCTGGGGACTGGTCTCCGGCTTCACCCGGTTCATCCAGGTCTCCGGCGGCGGCCTCACCGTCAGCGGGGGCGAGCCGCTGCTCCAGCCGGCCTTCACCGCGGCGCTGCTGCTCCGGGCCCGGGACGCGGGCCTGCACACCGCGCTGGACACCTCGGGGGGGCTCGGCGACCGGGCCGGCGACGCACTGCTGGACGCCACCAGTCTGGTGCTGCTCGACATCAAGTCCGGCGACCCGGCGACCTACCGCAGGGTGACCGGCGGCGAGCTGGCCCCGACGCTGCGGTTCGCCCGCCGGCTCGCGGACCGGGGCAATCCGATGTGGATCCGGTTCGTGCTCGTGCCGGGCCTGACCGACGCGCCGGCCAACGTCGAGGCGGTGGCCCGGCAGGCCGCCGCGCTCGGCACGGTGCAACGGGTCGAGGTGCTGCCGTTCCACCGTCTCGGCGCGGCCAAGTACGCGGCCCTGGGGCTGCGCTTCCCGCTCGCGGAGACCCCGCCGCCGTCGCCGGAGCTGCTGGCGCGGGTACGCGACCAGTTCCGCGCGCACGGCCTGACCACCCTGTGA
- a CDS encoding nitroreductase/quinone reductase family protein, with amino-acid sequence MTERGIPVGRGTAGWHRCLRWMYRGGRPNRLARLLNRMSAWQFAAGLLAHPNWVTLEVPGRRTGRPVALPLVVADLDGERYLVSMLGPDANWVRNVRAASGRAVLRRHGGREPVRLRAVPAARRAPILRRYLDLAPGARPHLPVRQGAPLAEFERVAARFPVFRITPDPPDLPAPPDPPDLPDLPGPPPGVPGGVGP; translated from the coding sequence ATGACCGAGCGCGGGATCCCGGTCGGCCGCGGGACCGCCGGGTGGCACCGGTGCCTGCGGTGGATGTACCGGGGCGGCCGCCCGAACCGGCTGGCCCGGCTGCTCAACCGGATGTCGGCCTGGCAGTTCGCGGCCGGCCTGCTGGCCCACCCCAACTGGGTCACCCTGGAGGTGCCCGGACGGCGCACCGGCCGCCCGGTGGCGCTGCCGCTGGTCGTCGCCGACCTCGACGGCGAGCGTTACCTGGTGTCGATGCTCGGTCCGGACGCCAACTGGGTCCGCAACGTCCGCGCGGCCAGCGGCCGGGCCGTCCTCCGCCGGCACGGCGGCCGGGAACCGGTCCGGCTGCGGGCCGTACCGGCGGCCCGGCGGGCGCCGATCCTGCGCCGCTACCTCGACCTGGCCCCCGGCGCCCGACCGCACCTGCCGGTCCGGCAGGGTGCCCCGCTCGCCGAGTTCGAGCGGGTGGCAGCGCGCTTTCCGGTCTTCCGGATCACGCCGGATCCGCCAGACCTGCCAGCTCCACCAGATCCACCAGACCTGCCGGATCTGCCGGGTCCGCCGCCCGGTGTGCCGGGCGGCGTGGGCCCGTGA